Proteins encoded by one window of Dioscorea cayenensis subsp. rotundata cultivar TDr96_F1 chromosome 20, TDr96_F1_v2_PseudoChromosome.rev07_lg8_w22 25.fasta, whole genome shotgun sequence:
- the LOC120251049 gene encoding LOW QUALITY PROTEIN: amino-acid permease BAT1 homolog (The sequence of the model RefSeq protein was modified relative to this genomic sequence to represent the inferred CDS: inserted 1 base in 1 codon) — MVSGVNGNDGAGMDSGHARLHELGYKQELKRDLSVLSNFAFSFSIISVLTGITTLYNTGLKYGGPIVMTYGWFVAAFFTMSVGLSMAEICSSFPTSGGLYYWSARLSGKKWAPFASWMTGWFNIVGQWAVTTSVDFSLAQLIQVIILLSTGGNNGGGYLASKYVVIAFHGGILLVHAILNSLPISWLSFFGQLAAAWNLLGVFVLMILIPTVATKKASEEFVFTHFNTDNDAGIHSKVYIFVLGLLMSQYTLTGYDASAHMTEETKNADMNGPKGIISAIGISIIVGWGYLLGITFAVTNIPELLNLDNDAGGYAIAEVFYQVFKSRYGNGVGGIICLGIIAVAIFFCGMSSVTSNSRMAYAFSRDGAMPLSAQWHKVNKNEVPINAVWLSVFISFLLVISHLESLVAFQAMVSIATIGLYIAYALPIFFGDSCSKXTFIPGPFNLGRYGVLVGWIAVLWVATITVMFSLPVQYPVTKDTLNYTPVAVGGLLILTVSSWIISARHWFKGPITNLGT; from the exons ATGGTTTCCGGCGTCAATGGCAACGACGGCGCCGGTATGGATTCCGGCCATGCTCGCCTCCATGAGCTCGGATACAAGCAAGAGCTCAAGCGTGATCTCTC GGTGTTGTCCAACTTcgccttctccttctccatcatCTCTGTGCTCACAGGGATAACTACGTTGTACAACACGGGGCTCAAGTATGGAGGGCCGATAGTGATGACCTATGGATGGTTTGTCGCTGCTTTTTTCACCATGTCTGTTGGTTTATCCATGGCGGAGATCTGCTCTTCTTTCCCTACTTCTGGTGGTCTCTATTACTGGAGTGCTAGGCTTTCCGGCAAGAAATGGGCGccctttgcttcttggatgacTGGGTG GTTTAATATTGTCGGTCAG TGGGCTGTCACTACCAGTGTAGATTTCTCACTGGCACAGCTAATTCAAGTAATTATCCTGCTTAGCACAGGAGGAAACAATGGAGGAGGTTACCTTGCTTCAAAATATGTCGTTATTGCTTTCCATGGAGGAATTCTACTTGTCCATGCCATTTTAAATAGCCTGCCTATTTCATGGTTATCATTCTTTGGACAGCTTGCTGCTGCATGGAATCTGTTAG GTGTATTTGTCCTTATGATCCTCATACCCACTGTTGCAACTAAAAAGGCCAGTGAAGAATTTGTATTCACTCATTTCAACACTGATAATGATGCTGGAATTCATAGCAAGGTTTACATTTTTGTTTTGGGCCTTCTAATGAGCCAATATACATTGACTGGATATGATGCATCTGCTCATATG ACAGAGGAAACTAAAAATGCGGATATGAATGGACCAAAAGGAATTATCAGTGCCATCGGCATATCAATAATTGTCGGTTGGGGCTATTTGCTTGGCATCACATTTGCTGTTACAAACATTCCTGAACTTTTGAATTTGGACAATGATGCTGGAGGATATGCAATTGCTGAGGTATTTTATCAGGTCTTTAAGAGCAGATATGGAAATGGAGTTGGTGGGATAATTTGTTTGGGAATTATTGCTGTTGCAATATTCTTCTGTGGTATGAGTTCTGTGACGAGCAACTCAAG GATGGCATACGCATTTTCAAGAGATGGAGCAATGCCATTGTCAGCACAGTGGCACAAAGTGAACAAGAACGAAGTCCCAATAAATGCAGTTTGGCTTTCTGTGTTCATATCATTTTT GTTGGTCATCAGTCACTTGGAAAGCTTGGTAGCATTCCAAGCCATGGTATCAATAGCTACCATTGGGCTATACATTGCTTATGCTCTACCGATCTTCTTTGGTGACTCTTGCTCGA GGACCTTCATTCCAGGGCCATTCAACCTCGGCCGCTATGGAGTTCTAGTTGGCTGGATTGCTGTTCTTTGGGTAGCAACCATCACAGTTATGTTCTCACTTCCTGTTCAATATCCAGTCACAAAGGACACCCTAAATTATACACCAGTTGCTGTGGGAGGTCTACTCATTCTCACTGTTTCATCATGGATTATCAGCGCTAGGCATTGGTTCAAAGGCCCCATAACCAATTTAGGCACTTGA